The Chitinophagales bacterium genome window below encodes:
- a CDS encoding nucleotide pyrophosphohydrolase: MTIKEAQNKVDEWIKEYGVRYFNEMTNLAVLMEEVGELSRIFSRKYGEQSFKKGESDENMADEMADILFVLICLANQTGVDLEQSLLKNLEKKTKRDSSRHKNNSKL, from the coding sequence ATGACAATAAAAGAGGCTCAAAATAAAGTAGATGAATGGATAAAAGAATATGGCGTGCGTTATTTTAATGAAATGACAAACTTAGCTGTATTAATGGAGGAAGTAGGCGAATTATCAAGAATTTTTTCCCGAAAGTATGGCGAGCAATCCTTTAAAAAAGGAGAAAGTGATGAAAATATGGCAGATGAAATGGCGGATATTTTGTTTGTATTAATATGCTTAGCTAATCAAACAGGAGTAGATTTGGAACAATCTTTGCTAAAGAACTTAGAGAAAAAAACAAAGAGAGATAGTAGCCGACATAAGAATAATAGTAAATTGTAG
- a CDS encoding OmpA family protein: MKKIIFLALSVIFSLGVFAQNETHKWAVGGGISAIDFSGPLTKSFFDFDNYKGSGRFFAGRYLNPSFNLKADFTFGKVWYPHITAYPDVAADYYDWKHIYDFGVNVEYKFNNGYIFKEDAVVAPYIHTGFGFNSIVGYDFNTYVPFGIGLNIRPLDWLTFNLQSTYKLNIDNSYDYTQHSASVVFNFGKSKKVKEVEESKDVSDADGDGVPDLVDECPFAAGSAELFGCPDSDGDGLGDSRDNCPNEFGALENKGCPSADADGDGVPDDKDSCPNEKGEKRYAGCPDSDGDGIVDKYDKCPKEAGPASNSGCPKEEVVVVEPTKPVEPTQPVTPTEPTKPVVVEPTKPVKPSEPIVGVTENVTTIYFASGSDVVTSSEKAKIDRVLATLNSNASYKLKVKGYTDAAGDEMSNLNLSLRRAQNVWKYIQSKGYDGSKVELYGFGEYHNTNTDAAKDRKVELEIIK; the protein is encoded by the coding sequence ATGAAAAAAATTATATTTTTAGCTTTAAGCGTTATATTCAGCTTAGGAGTTTTTGCACAAAACGAAACCCATAAATGGGCAGTAGGGGGTGGCATTAGTGCTATAGATTTTTCTGGTCCATTAACAAAATCATTCTTTGATTTTGACAATTACAAAGGTTCAGGTAGATTTTTTGCAGGAAGATATTTAAACCCATCTTTTAATTTAAAGGCAGATTTCACTTTTGGAAAAGTTTGGTATCCGCACATTACTGCTTATCCGGATGTAGCTGCAGATTATTACGATTGGAAACACATTTATGATTTTGGCGTAAATGTAGAATACAAATTTAACAACGGATATATATTTAAAGAAGATGCCGTGGTAGCTCCATATATTCACACAGGATTTGGATTTAACAGCATAGTAGGTTATGATTTTAACACTTATGTGCCTTTTGGTATAGGTTTAAATATTAGACCTTTAGATTGGTTAACATTTAATTTGCAATCTACATATAAATTGAATATAGACAACTCTTACGATTACACTCAGCACAGTGCTTCAGTAGTATTTAACTTTGGTAAGTCTAAAAAAGTAAAAGAAGTAGAAGAAAGTAAAGATGTTAGTGATGCGGATGGCGATGGCGTTCCGGATTTAGTAGATGAATGTCCATTTGCGGCAGGTAGTGCAGAGTTGTTCGGTTGTCCGGATAGTGATGGAGACGGCTTAGGCGACAGTAGAGATAACTGTCCTAATGAATTTGGTGCATTAGAAAACAAAGGTTGTCCTTCAGCAGATGCAGATGGCGATGGTGTTCCGGATGATAAAGATTCTTGCCCTAATGAAAAAGGAGAAAAACGTTATGCCGGTTGTCCAGATAGTGATGGTGATGGTATAGTAGATAAATATGATAAATGTCCTAAAGAAGCGGGACCTGCCAGCAACAGTGGTTGTCCTAAAGAAGAAGTGGTAGTGGTAGAACCTACAAAACCAGTAGAGCCTACGCAACCAGTTACACCTACAGAGCCAACTAAGCCTGTAGTAGTAGAACCTACAAAACCAGTTAAACCGTCTGAGCCAATTGTAGGAGTAACAGAAAATGTTACAACTATCTATTTTGCTTCTGGAAGCGATGTAGTAACCAGTTCAGAAAAAGCTAAAATAGATAGAGTATTGGCAACATTAAATAGCAATGCTTCTTACAAACTAAAAGTTAAAGGTTATACCGATGCTGCCGGAGATGAAATGAGCAACTTAAACTTATCTTTAAGAAGAGCTCAGAATGTATGGAAATACATACAAAGCAAAGGATATGATGGTTCTAAAGTAGAGCTTTACGGATTTGGGGAGTATCATAATACAAATACAGATGCTGCTAAAGACAGAAAAGTAGAATTAGAGATTATTAAATAA
- a CDS encoding phage holin family protein, giving the protein MKFILRTLISAGVIALLAFVLSGIHINGGFLYIILIALVLSLLNTFVRPLLVFFTLPATIVSMGLFLLVINAGIIMIADYFMEGLVVDSFWWALLFSILMSIITSVVNNLIKPKPKAIDYNSDKGKVIIIDNK; this is encoded by the coding sequence ATGAAATTTATTTTAAGAACACTTATTTCCGCTGGAGTTATAGCCTTATTAGCCTTTGTATTAAGTGGCATACATATTAATGGAGGATTTTTATACATTATACTTATAGCTTTGGTTTTGAGTTTGTTAAACACTTTTGTGCGACCATTGTTAGTGTTTTTTACACTACCGGCTACTATAGTTAGCATGGGACTATTTTTATTAGTTATAAATGCAGGTATTATTATGATAGCCGATTATTTTATGGAGGGTTTAGTGGTAGATAGTTTTTGGTGGGCATTATTATTTAGCATATTAATGTCTATAATAACCAGTGTAGTTAATAATTTAATAAAGCCAAAACCTAAAGCAATAGACTACAATTCTGATAAAGGCAAAGTTATTATCATAGATAATAAATAA
- the murF gene encoding UDP-N-acetylmuramoyl-tripeptide--D-alanyl-D-alanine ligase, giving the protein MEIKQLHSLFLNSKGVCTDTRTLQKDEIFFALKGGNFNGNIYAKQALENGAKYVVIDEKEYEQENTILVKDVLATLQELAAYHRAYLNIPIIGITGSNGKTTTKELLSVVLNKRYKTFATKGNLNNHIGVPLSLLSISNKHEMAIIEMGANHVGEIETYCWWAMPNYGIITNIGKAHLEGFGGVEGVIKGKTELYKAVNKNNGLVFYNADDAVLTEQSKKCNNNYSYAQNSQADFNFKINSSGAFVKVSVGNTIINSHLIGNYNGVNIGTALAIGSYFKISLNEMKEAIENYVPQNNRSEVIKFKDNTIVLDAYNANPSSMKVALESFNNIDNLHKIVILGDMFEVGKTSSNEHKNLIDYALAFNFEQCVFVGKAFYEHKNKLALFFETTQKAKKWFQAQNFSKKYILIKGSRGMALEQLV; this is encoded by the coding sequence ATGGAAATAAAACAGCTACACAGCTTATTTTTAAACAGTAAAGGTGTTTGTACCGATACCCGAACATTGCAAAAAGATGAGATTTTTTTTGCATTAAAAGGAGGAAATTTTAACGGGAATATCTATGCTAAACAAGCACTTGAAAATGGAGCTAAATATGTGGTAATAGATGAAAAAGAATATGAACAAGAAAATACAATTTTAGTAAAAGATGTACTTGCCACACTACAAGAATTGGCAGCTTACCACAGAGCATATTTAAACATTCCTATTATAGGAATAACGGGGAGCAATGGCAAAACTACTACAAAAGAACTGCTGAGCGTTGTACTTAATAAAAGGTATAAAACTTTTGCTACAAAAGGCAATCTGAATAACCATATAGGGGTGCCCTTGTCTTTGCTTTCAATTAGCAACAAACATGAAATGGCAATTATAGAAATGGGAGCTAACCACGTTGGCGAAATTGAAACATACTGCTGGTGGGCAATGCCAAATTATGGAATAATAACAAACATTGGGAAAGCACATTTAGAGGGTTTTGGAGGAGTAGAAGGCGTTATAAAAGGAAAAACAGAACTCTATAAAGCCGTTAATAAAAACAACGGATTAGTATTTTATAATGCAGATGATGCCGTATTAACTGAACAAAGCAAAAAATGTAACAACAATTATAGTTATGCTCAAAACTCGCAAGCTGATTTTAATTTTAAAATAAACAGCTCAGGTGCTTTTGTAAAAGTAAGCGTAGGAAATACAATAATTAACAGTCATTTAATAGGGAATTATAATGGAGTAAATATTGGAACAGCATTGGCTATAGGGAGCTATTTTAAAATTTCTTTAAATGAAATGAAAGAAGCCATTGAAAATTATGTGCCGCAAAATAATCGTTCAGAAGTGATTAAATTTAAAGATAACACCATTGTTTTAGATGCTTATAATGCCAACCCCAGCAGTATGAAAGTAGCTTTAGAAAGTTTTAATAATATAGACAACTTGCATAAAATAGTTATTTTAGGCGATATGTTTGAAGTAGGAAAAACATCTTCTAATGAACATAAAAACTTAATAGATTATGCCTTAGCTTTTAATTTTGAGCAATGCGTTTTTGTAGGCAAAGCTTTTTATGAGCATAAAAATAAACTGGCTTTATTTTTTGAAACAACTCAAAAAGCCAAAAAGTGGTTTCAAGCACAAAATTTTAGCAAAAAATATATTCTTATTAAAGGCTCAAGAGGTATGGCTTTAGAACAATTGGTATAA
- a CDS encoding ABC transporter permease — protein MNLPFKIAWRYLFSKKSTNAINIISYISMVGMGLGAMVLVVLLSVFNGFEDLVVELQSSFYADIEIKPTEGKTFETTADLLQKIEEIEGVEAICKVLEENAYVTYKGKSAIAKIKGYDQNFDKVNDIKQYIIYGSDELKDADRDYALLGAGLFYTIEAKNNEAIRIAIPKKGKTSGITAAQLFNTASIVPGGVFGIQTEFDNTYILTDLDFVQKLQRTENQISAVEVKAKPNVSLKSLSASIKNALGGNFTSTTRVEQNQALYKAMQAERFVMIAILFLVLLIISFTIVGALSMLVMEKRLDISILKAMGANNSMVFKVFITEGIIGALIGAGIGAVLGVIIVLLQQYFGFIKLGTNGGFVIDAYPVKLELLDVFIAFIMVFIISLLASWFPAKRAANNSLAFVKN, from the coding sequence TTGAACCTACCTTTTAAAATAGCGTGGCGATATTTGTTTTCTAAAAAAAGTACTAATGCCATAAACATTATATCGTACATAAGTATGGTGGGTATGGGTTTGGGAGCTATGGTTTTAGTGGTATTGCTTTCTGTTTTTAATGGTTTTGAAGATTTAGTGGTAGAACTACAAAGTAGTTTTTATGCCGATATAGAAATAAAACCGACAGAAGGAAAAACTTTTGAAACAACGGCAGATTTACTACAAAAAATAGAAGAGATAGAAGGTGTGGAAGCTATTTGTAAAGTGCTGGAAGAAAATGCTTATGTTACTTACAAAGGAAAATCGGCAATAGCTAAAATAAAAGGTTACGACCAAAATTTTGATAAAGTAAATGACATAAAACAGTATATAATTTATGGTTCTGATGAGCTAAAAGATGCCGACAGAGACTATGCTTTATTAGGAGCAGGATTATTTTATACTATTGAAGCTAAAAACAACGAAGCCATTAGAATAGCTATTCCCAAAAAAGGAAAAACAAGCGGTATAACTGCGGCACAACTTTTTAATACGGCATCTATAGTGCCCGGTGGCGTTTTTGGTATTCAAACAGAATTTGATAACACTTATATTTTAACGGATTTAGATTTTGTACAAAAATTGCAAAGAACAGAAAATCAAATTTCTGCTGTAGAGGTAAAAGCTAAACCTAATGTAAGTTTAAAATCATTGTCGGCTTCTATAAAAAATGCTTTGGGAGGCAATTTTACAAGTACTACCAGAGTTGAGCAAAATCAGGCACTATATAAAGCTATGCAAGCCGAGCGTTTTGTAATGATAGCCATTCTGTTTTTAGTGTTATTAATTATTTCTTTTACTATTGTAGGAGCTTTATCTATGCTGGTTATGGAAAAAAGATTGGATATTTCTATACTAAAAGCTATGGGGGCGAATAACAGTATGGTTTTTAAAGTTTTTATAACAGAAGGTATTATTGGAGCCTTAATAGGTGCCGGCATAGGAGCTGTTTTGGGTGTTATTATAGTATTGTTGCAGCAGTATTTTGGTTTTATAAAGCTCGGTACAAACGGAGGTTTTGTTATAGATGCTTATCCTGTTAAATTAGAATTATTAGATGTTTTTATAGCATTTATTATGGTATTTATTATTAGTCTTTTGGCTTCGTGGTTTCCTGCTAAAAGAGCCGCTAACAACAGTTTGGCTTTTGTAAAAAATTAG
- a CDS encoding helix-turn-helix transcriptional regulator codes for MSIIAHNIKKLRTEKGLSQQEFGDLFDINRGSIGSYEENRAEPKLETILKICEYFNLSVDDFLTKKLGVKIVQETVQNQEVGKATLEKVLSLEERIKDLESKMDKISKIINLN; via the coding sequence ATGTCAATAATAGCACATAATATTAAAAAATTAAGAACCGAAAAAGGTTTGAGTCAGCAAGAATTTGGCGATTTATTTGACATAAACAGAGGAAGCATAGGTAGCTATGAAGAAAACAGAGCAGAACCAAAGCTTGAAACTATTTTAAAAATATGCGAGTACTTTAACCTAAGCGTAGATGATTTTTTAACCAAAAAATTGGGTGTTAAAATAGTGCAAGAAACCGTACAAAACCAAGAAGTAGGTAAAGCGACTTTAGAAAAAGTGCTTAGTTTAGAAGAAAGAATAAAAGATTTAGAAAGCAAGATGGACAAAATTTCTAAAATTATCAACTTGAACTAA
- a CDS encoding YdcF family protein, translating to MKRKLFIFLGFILLLLLCLFVFKTPIMKGMANFLIAENEANHTLNYGFVLSGGAFDRSNKAASLYKDGKILRFICTGKNQSPDLKALGTDTLESDLTKLQMVKQNVPDSLIYLLKEGTSTLEESEAILVYCKTNNIKEIGVISSKFHTKRVYQVFTKKFKKEGIEVFIYGAPSSMYNEMEWWQNEYGLIALNNEYIKQLYYLVKYRE from the coding sequence ATGAAAAGGAAATTATTCATTTTTTTAGGTTTCATTCTACTGCTTTTACTATGCTTGTTTGTTTTTAAAACGCCAATAATGAAAGGCATGGCTAATTTTTTAATAGCCGAAAATGAGGCTAATCACACTTTAAATTATGGTTTTGTGCTTTCCGGAGGAGCTTTTGACAGGAGCAATAAAGCTGCTTCTTTGTATAAAGACGGGAAAATATTACGGTTTATATGTACCGGCAAAAATCAGTCGCCAGACTTAAAAGCATTAGGAACAGACACCTTAGAAAGTGATTTAACCAAGCTACAAATGGTAAAACAAAACGTTCCGGATTCTTTAATATATTTGCTTAAAGAAGGCACCAGCACTTTAGAAGAAAGTGAGGCTATTTTAGTTTACTGCAAAACCAACAATATTAAAGAAATAGGAGTTATTTCATCTAAATTTCACACTAAAAGGGTATATCAAGTTTTTACCAAGAAATTTAAAAAAGAGGGAATTGAAGTGTTTATTTATGGAGCACCCAGCTCTATGTACAACGAAATGGAATGGTGGCAAAATGAATATGGCTTAATAGCTTTAAATAATGAGTATATTAAGCAGTTATATTATTTGGTAAAATATCGGGAATAA
- the rbfA gene encoding 30S ribosome-binding factor RbfA yields the protein MDSRRQSKMASLLQQTMASILQKNAVNFIGSGVLVSITKVITSPDLSVAKFYVSVFGNEEPQLTVDILNSTSYEWRRHLGNELRNNLRKVPEIEFFVDDSMEYAQKMNKIFKDLNEDK from the coding sequence ATGGACAGCAGAAGACAAAGTAAAATGGCATCATTGCTACAGCAAACTATGGCATCAATACTACAAAAAAATGCAGTAAATTTTATAGGTAGTGGTGTTTTGGTTAGTATTACTAAAGTAATTACTAGCCCCGATTTATCTGTTGCAAAATTTTATGTTAGTGTTTTTGGCAATGAAGAACCACAGCTTACAGTTGATATTTTAAACAGTACTTCTTACGAATGGCGAAGACACTTAGGAAATGAACTTAGAAATAATTTGCGTAAAGTGCCGGAAATTGAGTTTTTTGTAGATGACTCTATGGAGTATGCTCAAAAGATGAATAAAATTTTTAAAGACTTAAATGAGGATAAATAG
- a CDS encoding LemA family protein, whose product MGIGILAVIIVLVLSLVMMYNGLIKKKNYVNEAFSGMDVALKKRHDLLPNLIETVKAYMKHEKDLLTEITALRSRAMNPNLSVDEKVAVENKLNTAIGGLMVAVERYPDLKANQNFMQIQNTMNDVEFEIAGARKNYNSTVTDFNNAVEMFPTNIMAKFMGLKQRLFFEIPEVERENVDVKSLFGNT is encoded by the coding sequence ATGGGAATAGGAATTTTAGCCGTTATAATAGTATTAGTCTTGTCATTAGTAATGATGTACAATGGCTTAATAAAAAAGAAAAACTATGTAAATGAAGCTTTTTCGGGAATGGATGTGGCACTAAAAAAACGCCATGATTTACTACCAAACCTTATAGAAACCGTAAAAGCTTATATGAAACACGAAAAAGATTTACTGACAGAAATTACAGCATTGCGTAGCCGTGCCATGAATCCAAATCTGTCGGTAGATGAAAAAGTGGCTGTAGAAAACAAACTAAATACCGCTATTGGTGGTTTAATGGTGGCAGTAGAACGTTATCCCGATTTGAAAGCTAACCAAAACTTTATGCAAATTCAAAACACTATGAATGATGTAGAGTTTGAAATAGCCGGGGCAAGAAAAAACTATAATTCTACCGTAACAGACTTTAATAATGCCGTAGAAATGTTTCCAACCAACATTATGGCAAAATTTATGGGATTAAAACAACGACTTTTCTTTGAAATACCGGAGGTAGAAAGAGAAAATGTAGA
- a CDS encoding TIGR00341 family protein, with amino-acid sequence MDRIFVAIRLFLRERFTFDDDKDNEFEIVNSIRKSVAFKGTNLWLLIFAILIASVGLNVNSTAVVIGAMLISPLMGPIMGLGLGAGINDLDLVSKSTKNLLVAVIFSIITSALYFFITPIQEAQSELLARTSPTFWDVLIALFGGLAGVIAGSSKDKGNAIPGVAIATALMPPLCTAGYGLATFNLNYFFGALYLFFINSVMIGASTYVIVQFLRFKKAEYLDAQKAKMVNRVIYLLVALTVIPSIYFGYNIVKQSAFELNANNFIKTEFAKESYYVIKQDIIYNRRKNNEIDLYIGGYMDSLEIVEKKERMKNYHIDESCTLNIKQGNQLLDMMKQGEQKLNQKELQYANEINLKDSVIAGLNKEIINNRNAFYATNKIAEELDIFYPNFKAMSISESEIYNETDSTKTLTNLVYLETENRVKNNETEIIENWLKKRLNTDKVKLVIKED; translated from the coding sequence ATGGATAGAATTTTTGTTGCCATAAGGCTATTTTTAAGAGAACGATTCACTTTTGATGACGACAAAGATAACGAGTTTGAAATAGTAAACTCTATCCGAAAAAGTGTAGCTTTTAAAGGAACTAATTTGTGGCTGTTAATTTTTGCCATACTAATTGCATCGGTGGGTTTAAATGTAAACTCAACCGCAGTAGTAATAGGTGCCATGTTAATATCGCCATTAATGGGTCCTATAATGGGATTAGGTTTAGGTGCTGGCATTAATGATTTAGATTTAGTAAGTAAATCTACCAAAAACTTATTAGTAGCCGTTATATTTAGTATTATTACCTCCGCTTTATATTTTTTTATTACCCCTATTCAAGAGGCTCAGTCAGAACTTTTGGCAAGAACCTCCCCCACTTTTTGGGATGTGCTTATAGCTCTTTTTGGTGGTTTGGCGGGTGTAATAGCCGGTAGTAGCAAAGATAAAGGAAACGCCATACCCGGTGTAGCTATTGCCACAGCTTTAATGCCTCCGCTTTGTACGGCAGGCTATGGGCTGGCAACTTTTAATTTAAACTATTTTTTTGGTGCTTTATACCTATTTTTTATAAATAGTGTAATGATTGGAGCTTCTACTTATGTAATAGTTCAATTTTTAAGATTTAAAAAAGCAGAATATTTAGATGCTCAAAAAGCCAAAATGGTAAATAGAGTTATCTATCTTTTAGTGGCTTTAACGGTTATTCCGAGTATATATTTTGGATATAATATAGTTAAACAATCTGCTTTTGAACTTAACGCCAATAATTTTATTAAAACAGAATTTGCTAAAGAATCTTATTATGTAATAAAACAAGACATAATATATAACAGAAGAAAAAACAATGAAATAGACTTGTATATAGGTGGCTATATGGACTCTTTAGAAATTGTTGAAAAGAAAGAACGCATGAAGAATTATCATATAGATGAGTCTTGCACTTTAAATATTAAGCAGGGAAATCAGTTGTTGGACATGATGAAACAAGGAGAACAAAAACTTAATCAAAAAGAACTGCAATACGCCAATGAAATAAACTTGAAAGATTCTGTAATAGCCGGGTTAAATAAAGAAATAATAAATAACCGCAATGCTTTTTATGCTACTAATAAAATAGCTGAAGAGTTAGATATATTTTACCCAAATTTTAAAGCTATGTCTATTTCTGAATCGGAAATTTATAATGAAACCGACTCTACAAAAACACTTACAAACTTAGTGTATTTAGAAACTGAAAATAGAGTAAAAAATAACGAAACGGAAATTATTGAAAATTGGCTTAAAAAACGTTTAAATACTGATAAAGTGAAATTAGTAATTAAAGAGGATTAA